The following are from one region of the Myotis daubentonii chromosome 2, mMyoDau2.1, whole genome shotgun sequence genome:
- the LOC132228401 gene encoding uncharacterized protein LOC132228401 has protein sequence MEKLLMVWLTEKQLAGDTVTKATICEKARAIYADLLQQTPGTSMDEALGEPFKASRDWFKNFKKRTGIHSVVRHGEAASTDIKAGDINELIEEHSEELTTQELKELQTQQHTEVLQEINDMEEEEVISVSEIKEMLGMWEKLSDFIQKKHPEKIATGRAMELFIDTCLTHFRNILKGKMKQISLDRFLSKTPVDKSDESVVKGQKSANKI, from the exons atggagaagctgCTAATGGTGTGGTTAACGGAGAAGCAGCTCGCAGGAGATACCGTGACGAAGGCTACAATCTGCGAGAAGGCACGAGCTATTTATGCTGATTTGCTGCAGCAGACCCCAGGCACTTCAATGGACGAGGCACTGGGCGAGCCGTTTAAAGCCAGTCGGGACtggttcaaaaattttaaaaagaggaccggCATTCACTCCGTTGTCAGACATGGTGAGGCAGCGAGCACGGATATAAAGGCAG GTGACATCAACGAGCTCATCGAGGAGCACTCCGAGGAACTGACAACGCAGGAGCTAAAGGAGCTACAGACGCAGCAGCACACGGAGGTTTTgcaggaaataaatgacatggaggaggaggaggttatctctgtaagtgagataaaggaaatgttgggaatgtgggagaaactttcagactttattcaaaagaaacacccagaaaaaattgcaactgggcgtgcgatggagctatttattgacacttgcctaactcatttcagaaatattctgaaagggaaGATGAAACAGATCTCATTGGACAGGTTTTTATCGAAAACTCCTGTAGATAAAAGTGATGAAAGCGTGGTGaaagggcaaaaatcagcaaataagatttag